Proteins from a single region of Pseudopedobacter saltans DSM 12145:
- the lysS gene encoding lysine--tRNA ligase, whose amino-acid sequence MSTLSEQEIQRRQSLQELRKLGIDPYPAEAFEVNANALDITTNYERDKTSYKNISLAGRIMTRRIMGNASFVELQDATGRIQAYIRRDDVCPGEDKTLYNTVFKKLLDIGDYIGIKGYVFTTQTGEISIHVTEFKVLSKSLKPLPIVKRDDDGNIYDGFTDPEMRYRMRYVDLTVNPEYKEIFKTRSKVISTMRSYFDANGWMEVETPILQAIHGGAAARPFNTYHNTLDMPLFLRIANELYLKRLIVAGFDGVYEFGKMFRNEGMDRTHNPEFTSMEIYVAYKDYIWMMGMVEECLEKVTMAIHGKTKIKVGNDEIEFAGPYEKLSMYDSIKKYTGIDVSKMDEGELIATCNNLGIEVDASMGKGKLVDAIFGDKVEHNLIQPTFITDYPIEMTPLAKKHRTEDGLVERFELFVQGKEIANAYSELNDAIDQKERFEEQLKLAARGDDEAMVMDDDFVRSLEYGMPPTAGLGIGIDRLVMLMTNQSSIQEVLFFPQMRPEKKAKVTTDDDFVEQGIPAEWVQVIRKMNINTIDELKAANPNKVFNDLGGMRKKLKLDLSMPQKEEVMKWFE is encoded by the coding sequence ATGAGTACACTTTCAGAACAGGAGATACAAAGGCGCCAGTCTCTACAAGAATTAAGAAAACTAGGAATTGACCCATATCCTGCAGAAGCGTTCGAAGTAAATGCAAACGCTTTGGATATCACTACGAACTACGAAAGAGATAAAACTTCATATAAGAATATCAGTTTAGCAGGAAGAATTATGACCCGTAGAATTATGGGGAATGCTTCTTTTGTTGAACTTCAGGATGCTACAGGTCGTATTCAAGCTTATATCAGAAGAGACGATGTTTGTCCGGGAGAAGATAAGACACTATACAATACCGTATTTAAAAAATTATTAGATATTGGTGATTACATAGGAATTAAAGGTTATGTCTTTACTACACAAACAGGCGAGATTTCTATCCATGTTACTGAATTTAAGGTATTAAGCAAATCATTAAAACCTCTGCCTATCGTTAAAAGGGATGATGACGGCAATATCTATGATGGTTTTACAGATCCGGAAATGCGTTACAGAATGCGTTATGTGGATTTGACGGTAAACCCGGAATATAAAGAAATTTTCAAAACACGTTCTAAAGTCATCAGCACCATGCGTAGTTATTTTGACGCTAATGGATGGATGGAAGTAGAAACTCCTATATTACAAGCGATACATGGTGGTGCCGCTGCAAGACCCTTTAACACATATCACAATACTTTAGATATGCCTTTGTTTTTGCGTATCGCGAATGAGCTTTATCTAAAAAGATTGATTGTTGCAGGTTTCGACGGTGTTTATGAATTTGGTAAGATGTTCCGTAATGAAGGTATGGATCGTACGCACAATCCAGAGTTCACTTCTATGGAAATCTACGTCGCGTATAAAGATTATATCTGGATGATGGGTATGGTGGAAGAATGTCTGGAAAAAGTTACTATGGCTATCCACGGAAAGACAAAAATCAAGGTTGGTAACGATGAGATTGAATTTGCTGGGCCTTATGAAAAACTTTCTATGTATGATTCCATTAAGAAATATACCGGAATTGACGTTTCTAAAATGGACGAGGGCGAATTAATAGCTACTTGTAATAATTTAGGTATCGAAGTTGACGCTTCCATGGGTAAAGGCAAATTGGTTGACGCTATCTTTGGAGACAAAGTTGAACACAATCTGATTCAACCCACTTTCATTACAGATTATCCGATAGAAATGACTCCTCTTGCTAAAAAGCACCGTACTGAAGATGGTTTGGTAGAGCGTTTCGAATTATTTGTTCAGGGAAAAGAAATAGCCAACGCTTACTCGGAACTGAATGACGCTATTGATCAAAAAGAAAGATTTGAGGAACAGTTGAAGTTAGCTGCCCGTGGTGATGATGAAGCCATGGTTATGGATGATGACTTTGTAAGATCATTGGAATATGGTATGCCTCCAACTGCTGGTTTGGGTATTGGTATAGACAGATTAGTGATGTTGATGACTAACCAATCATCTATTCAGGAAGTATTGTTTTTCCCTCAGATGCGTCCTGAGAAAAAAGCGAAAGTAACAACTGATGATGATTTTGTAGAACAAGGTATCCCTGCTGAATGGGTACAGGTTATCCGCAAAATGAATATCAATACTATTGATGAATTAAAAGCTGCCAATCCAAACAAAGTTTTCAATGATTTAGGCGGAATGCGTAAGAAATTGAAGCTGGATTTATCTATGCCACAAAAAGAAGAAGTAATGAAATGGTTCGAATAG
- a CDS encoding RNA polymerase sigma factor, with product MKNLKLYTDAELFDLVKNGHSFAFSEIYNRYWEILFRHAYRLLKDKDLAKDIVQEVFVSLWDKIGELDLQFSINAYLYKSVRNKVLNLIEKDKVKNNYLESLAAFINSSEAITDYRLRERLLKEKIEKEIADLPPKMRQIFEMSRKQNLSHRQIAKELNLSDKTVKKQMSNAIKILRLKLGGFIVLSILLKLISI from the coding sequence TTGAAGAATTTAAAGCTATATACTGATGCGGAACTCTTTGATTTGGTAAAGAATGGACATTCTTTTGCTTTTTCTGAAATTTATAACAGGTATTGGGAGATTTTATTCAGACATGCTTATAGATTATTAAAAGACAAAGATTTAGCAAAAGATATTGTTCAGGAGGTTTTTGTAAGCCTCTGGGATAAAATAGGGGAATTAGATCTGCAATTTTCTATCAATGCTTATTTGTATAAATCCGTTAGAAATAAAGTTCTAAATCTGATAGAAAAGGATAAAGTGAAAAACAATTACCTGGAATCTTTAGCAGCTTTTATAAATAGTTCTGAAGCAATTACTGATTATAGGCTACGAGAAAGATTACTAAAAGAAAAGATTGAAAAGGAAATTGCTGATTTGCCGCCAAAGATGCGCCAGATTTTTGAAATGAGCAGGAAACAAAATCTTTCCCATAGGCAAATAGCCAAAGAATTAAACCTTTCGGACAAAACCGTAAAAAAGCAAATGAGCAATGCCATCAAAATTCTTCGCCTTAAACTTGGAGGATTTATTGTATTGTCTATTTTATTAAAACTTATCTCTATCTGA
- a CDS encoding ISAon1 family transposase has product MLSLRPLFSGGWGQLQEQNKEHISDYSSWQQKDHADQWMLFTKNISARLSIDETALSNGELYTIVSSKEAKGRKGTIVAMIKGTVAGDIIAVLEKIPEKLRKGVQEVTMDMAANMQLTIKRCFTNAHRVIDRFHVQKLAFDAVQECRIKYRWEALDAENEAIGQAKKTKTVFQPEILSNGDTLKQLLARSRYLLFKHQVKWTQSQKLRAELLFARYPELKKAYDLSLKLGNIFKTCKSKEHAFKHLALWYNDVEDCGIESFRTVSRSVQAHYLSILNFFTNRSTNASAESFNAKVKAFRATSRGVRDVKFFPFRLTKIYA; this is encoded by the coding sequence CTGCTATCACTTAGGCCATTATTTTCAGGTGGATGGGGACAGCTACAGGAACAGAACAAAGAGCATATCAGTGATTATAGCAGCTGGCAGCAGAAAGATCATGCAGATCAGTGGATGCTATTTACCAAAAACATAAGTGCCCGCTTGAGCATAGACGAGACCGCTTTATCCAATGGAGAACTCTATACCATTGTAAGCAGCAAAGAAGCCAAAGGTCGTAAAGGTACTATTGTAGCCATGATCAAGGGTACTGTAGCCGGGGATATTATCGCAGTACTGGAGAAAATACCTGAAAAGCTTCGCAAAGGAGTACAGGAAGTCACGATGGATATGGCCGCCAATATGCAACTGACCATAAAAAGATGCTTCACCAATGCACATCGTGTCATTGATCGCTTCCATGTACAAAAGCTGGCATTTGATGCGGTGCAGGAATGTAGGATAAAGTATAGATGGGAAGCATTGGATGCAGAAAATGAAGCTATCGGTCAGGCAAAGAAAACCAAAACGGTCTTTCAACCCGAGATACTATCCAACGGAGATACCCTTAAACAGCTATTGGCCAGAAGCCGGTATCTTCTGTTCAAGCATCAGGTAAAATGGACCCAGTCACAGAAGCTGAGAGCGGAATTGCTATTTGCAAGGTATCCCGAATTAAAGAAAGCTTATGACCTATCCTTAAAACTGGGGAATATCTTTAAGACCTGCAAGAGTAAGGAACATGCCTTTAAGCATCTGGCATTATGGTACAATGATGTGGAGGATTGCGGTATTGAATCCTTTAGAACAGTATCCAGATCCGTACAGGCTCATTATTTATCTATCCTGAATTTCTTCACCAACCGATCAACGAATGCATCGGCAGAATCTTTCAATGCTAAAGTCAAAGCTTTCAGAGCTACTTCCAGAGGAGTGAGAGATGTCAAGTTCTTCCCTTTCAGACTTACTAAAATATATGCTTAA
- a CDS encoding TonB-dependent receptor — MKYVKLRTISIKIEPKQMYKNYAKDCGLYLAILQGKPLKSRVAYPSQNLKRLLMRVKLTCAFIVIAFLQLSFASNAQNITLTKKNISLSELFKEIKKQSGYDFVYKHDLLIKGKSVNIDVKNKSLKEVLEKSFENQPFSYSIESKTVIVLPKEKVILQVSPPLGGKVVDKDGNPLAGVSVVIKGESKGTQTDANGNFTLTASAGSTLVLSYLGFVTQEIVYNSQKAIDVVLRESPQILNEVAVIGYGTQKRSDVTSAISSFRATELNARPVLGPDQMLQGRIPGVVITAASGIPGSKNRVSIRGIGSLSASNEPLYVIDGVPVTPSDADLGNFGQSMNALSELNPNDIESIDVLKDAAAASIYGSRATNGVIIITTKSGTKGKSTISVNAYTGIQNLTRLDNLKMADPDLYVEVVNEAIDNYNIQNSFTMGDGKFVSPIANPYPNRPATDWLDLITRTAIASNLNVSIAGGTDKSKYYVSGGYLNQEGVFIGNRFKKYNAKVNLSNEVNKWLDFGVNTNFSYSNNNRVPSGYNLGTNLIPRALEQRTFDVPYKPDGTYYVGGTNELLNHNPIQAVNEERVYLDNYRLLANVFVNIKLHKDITVKSSFGSDLIHTQDYVYYTNSHPYGAGVGKLYDDRKLQTNIIFENTANYKKQVNDFSLDFLLGHSFQKVNNTLIGVEGQNFPSPSFDVNVVAAEYTEAMTNLYATTMQSFFGRANLGYKGRYLLNLSLRSDGSSRFAPENRYGYFPAASAGWVISNEPFWSMPKSDLKLRASYGSTGNIEGVNAFAYQALTGGGYNYNNKSGIAITSFGNRDLTWEKANQFNAGIDLGLFRGALNFTADYFVKNTNNLLYSKPIEGTSGFTSIISNIGSMRNHGLEFAINGTTKIGPVLWKSDFNIAFIKNKLTSLIDDEPLLIGRTHVLKVGEEVGSFYIYKQLGIYQDDSEVPQAQYDLGIRAGDVKYEDVNRDGKIDVNDRQILGSANPDFTGGFNNTFTYKNFDLSVFMNFSYGNDVYQTWIGGYRLGNGVWPMLESQAQGRWTGPGTSNTIPRAIWGNTVNSSSSYSTRFMHDGSYIRLRSLALGYNLSQQVLKRVGISKMRVYVQADNLFLLTNYPLLDPEVNISLSPTTMGEDFLLPPQPRTINFGVNLNF, encoded by the coding sequence ATGAAATACGTAAAGCTTCGAACAATAAGTATTAAAATAGAACCTAAACAAATGTATAAAAATTATGCAAAAGATTGCGGTTTGTATCTTGCTATATTGCAGGGTAAACCGCTTAAATCTAGGGTAGCATATCCTTCTCAAAACTTAAAGAGATTACTCATGCGGGTTAAGTTAACTTGTGCTTTTATAGTAATAGCATTTTTGCAACTATCATTTGCTTCAAATGCGCAGAATATCACCTTAACGAAGAAAAATATTAGCCTTAGTGAACTATTTAAAGAAATTAAAAAGCAGAGCGGCTATGATTTTGTGTATAAACATGATCTGCTAATTAAAGGTAAAAGCGTCAATATTGATGTCAAAAACAAATCTTTGAAAGAGGTTTTGGAGAAAAGCTTCGAAAATCAGCCTTTCAGTTATTCAATAGAGAGTAAAACGGTAATTGTTCTTCCCAAAGAAAAAGTGATTTTACAAGTCAGTCCGCCTTTAGGTGGTAAGGTGGTAGATAAAGATGGTAATCCTTTAGCAGGTGTAAGTGTTGTCATTAAAGGAGAAAGCAAAGGGACACAGACAGATGCTAACGGAAATTTTACCTTAACGGCCAGTGCAGGCAGTACTCTTGTTTTGTCTTATTTGGGATTTGTTACACAAGAAATAGTGTATAATAGTCAGAAAGCGATTGATGTTGTACTTAGAGAATCTCCGCAGATATTAAATGAAGTTGCCGTAATAGGTTACGGAACGCAGAAAAGAAGTGATGTAACCAGTGCTATTAGTAGTTTTAGAGCGACTGAATTGAATGCGCGGCCTGTTTTAGGGCCAGACCAAATGTTACAAGGGCGTATTCCCGGCGTGGTGATTACGGCAGCATCAGGTATTCCTGGAAGTAAAAATAGGGTCAGCATTAGGGGGATCGGATCGCTCTCTGCAAGTAATGAACCTCTGTATGTAATAGATGGTGTTCCGGTGACACCATCCGATGCAGATTTGGGCAATTTTGGACAAAGTATGAATGCTTTATCAGAACTCAATCCTAATGATATTGAATCTATAGATGTATTAAAAGATGCGGCAGCAGCGTCTATTTACGGATCCCGAGCTACCAATGGTGTTATCATTATTACCACAAAGTCTGGAACTAAAGGAAAGTCTACCATTTCTGTAAACGCTTATACTGGTATTCAAAATCTAACCAGATTGGACAATCTAAAAATGGCTGATCCGGATTTGTATGTAGAAGTGGTTAATGAAGCTATTGACAATTATAATATCCAAAATAGTTTTACTATGGGCGATGGAAAGTTTGTTTCTCCGATAGCCAACCCATATCCAAACAGACCGGCGACAGATTGGTTGGATTTAATTACCAGAACGGCAATAGCCAGTAATTTGAATGTATCTATTGCAGGTGGGACTGATAAATCTAAATACTATGTTTCGGGAGGTTATTTAAATCAGGAAGGCGTTTTTATAGGTAACCGTTTTAAAAAATACAATGCTAAGGTAAACCTGTCTAACGAAGTGAATAAATGGTTAGATTTTGGGGTGAATACCAATTTTAGCTATTCTAATAATAACAGAGTTCCATCGGGTTATAATTTGGGAACAAACCTGATTCCAAGAGCTTTGGAACAAAGAACTTTTGATGTTCCGTACAAACCAGACGGAACTTATTATGTGGGTGGAACCAATGAATTGTTGAATCATAATCCGATACAGGCAGTTAATGAGGAAAGGGTTTATTTAGACAATTATCGTTTATTGGCCAATGTATTTGTCAATATTAAATTACATAAAGATATAACTGTTAAGTCCTCTTTTGGCTCGGATTTGATTCATACACAAGATTATGTATATTATACGAATTCCCATCCATATGGAGCAGGAGTAGGAAAACTGTATGATGATAGAAAGTTGCAAACCAATATCATCTTTGAAAATACAGCAAATTATAAAAAACAGGTTAATGATTTCAGTCTGGATTTCCTATTGGGACATTCCTTCCAAAAAGTAAACAATACTTTAATAGGTGTAGAGGGTCAGAATTTCCCTTCGCCATCTTTTGATGTCAACGTGGTAGCGGCAGAGTATACTGAAGCAATGACTAATTTGTATGCTACAACCATGCAGTCATTCTTCGGTAGAGCAAACTTAGGTTACAAAGGCAGGTATTTACTGAATCTTTCTTTAAGATCTGATGGCTCGTCTCGTTTCGCTCCGGAAAACAGATATGGTTATTTCCCAGCTGCTTCTGCGGGATGGGTAATTTCCAATGAACCTTTTTGGAGTATGCCTAAAAGCGATTTGAAATTAAGGGCCAGTTACGGTTCAACTGGTAATATTGAAGGTGTCAATGCGTTTGCCTATCAGGCTTTGACTGGTGGTGGATACAACTATAATAATAAAAGCGGTATAGCCATTACCAGTTTTGGTAACCGTGATTTAACATGGGAAAAAGCCAATCAGTTTAATGCTGGTATAGATTTAGGATTGTTCAGAGGAGCGCTGAATTTCACAGCAGACTACTTTGTAAAGAATACCAACAACCTTTTGTATAGCAAACCGATAGAAGGAACATCTGGTTTTACCAGTATCATCAGTAATATAGGTTCAATGCGTAACCACGGATTGGAATTTGCTATTAACGGAACCACCAAAATAGGTCCGGTTTTATGGAAGTCTGATTTCAATATAGCTTTCATTAAAAACAAGTTGACTTCTTTAATAGATGATGAACCATTATTGATTGGCAGAACCCATGTACTAAAGGTTGGTGAAGAAGTAGGCAGTTTTTATATCTACAAGCAATTAGGAATTTATCAGGATGATAGTGAAGTGCCACAAGCACAATACGATTTAGGAATTAGAGCTGGTGATGTGAAATATGAGGATGTGAATAGAGATGGTAAAATTGATGTAAATGACCGTCAGATTTTAGGTTCTGCTAATCCGGATTTTACAGGAGGGTTCAATAATACTTTCACCTACAAAAATTTCGATCTGAGTGTATTTATGAATTTTTCCTATGGAAATGATGTATATCAGACCTGGATAGGTGGATATCGTTTAGGAAATGGTGTATGGCCTATGTTAGAATCACAAGCTCAGGGTAGATGGACAGGTCCGGGGACATCTAATACCATCCCAAGGGCAATCTGGGGAAACACGGTTAACTCGTCATCATCTTATTCTACCCGTTTTATGCATGATGGATCTTATATCAGATTGAGATCTTTGGCTTTGGGATATAACTTGTCACAGCAGGTATTGAAAAGAGTGGGAATAAGCAAAATGAGGGTTTATGTACAGGCAGATAACCTGTTCTTATTAACCAATTATCCTTTGTTGGATCCGGAAGTAAATATTAGTCTGTCGCCAACAACTATGGGAGAGGATTTCTTACTTCCGCCTCAGCCAAGAACTATCAACTTTGGTGTTAATTTAAATTTCTAA
- a CDS encoding cupin-like domain-containing protein encodes MGLILTQIEKVDDISKDDFINNYLIPRKPLVIKNMTKNWPAMEKWTFDYIKETVGDITVPLYDSSKADPSKPINASAAEMKFGDYIDLIRREPTDLRIFLFDPIKHASGLLEDYRSPKDLMGGFLDKYPNMFFGGAGSVTFLHYDIDLAHIFHTHFHGKKHIILFDNKWSTRLYKIPFATYALEDYDISNPDFDKFPALNGLPGQETILEHGETLFMPTGMWHWMKYLDGSFSISLRAWDKSWTIKARSLYNLTIQRKFDDYMKKTFHAKYMDWKERLAVKRAEESIGK; translated from the coding sequence ATGGGCTTAATACTTACGCAAATAGAAAAGGTAGATGATATTAGCAAAGATGATTTTATCAACAACTATCTAATCCCTCGCAAGCCGCTGGTTATAAAAAATATGACTAAGAATTGGCCTGCTATGGAGAAATGGACTTTCGATTATATTAAGGAAACGGTTGGTGATATAACGGTTCCTTTATACGACAGTTCTAAGGCGGATCCCTCTAAACCTATCAATGCATCGGCGGCTGAGATGAAGTTTGGTGATTATATTGATCTGATCAGGAGAGAGCCTACCGATTTAAGGATATTTTTATTTGATCCCATTAAGCATGCTTCCGGATTGCTGGAAGATTATCGTTCTCCTAAGGATTTAATGGGAGGCTTTCTGGATAAATATCCTAATATGTTTTTTGGTGGAGCGGGGTCTGTTACTTTTTTACATTATGATATCGACCTTGCTCATATTTTCCATACTCATTTCCATGGTAAAAAACATATCATTCTGTTTGATAATAAATGGAGTACAAGACTGTATAAAATTCCATTTGCAACGTATGCTTTGGAAGATTATGATATATCTAACCCCGATTTTGATAAATTTCCGGCGTTAAATGGACTTCCGGGACAAGAGACAATTTTAGAACACGGTGAGACGTTGTTTATGCCTACCGGAATGTGGCATTGGATGAAATATCTTGATGGTTCTTTTTCTATTTCTTTGAGGGCCTGGGATAAATCATGGACAATTAAAGCTCGGAGTTTATATAATCTGACTATCCAAAGGAAATTTGACGATTATATGAAAAAGACTTTCCACGCCAAATATATGGATTGGAAGGAAAGGTTAGCAGTAAAGCGGGCAGAGGAATCAATAGGAAAGTAA
- a CDS encoding ISAon1 family transposase N-terminal region protein: MDQVSSTLISFLLPEGILEYFRLIKVDKGPSGLHIYLEENNTVPEGYLKSDLEPKGFFPEISAQDFPIRGQKVALCIRRRRWTVKSSGKIISRDWNLVKEGTRMTTEFGLFLKGIFG; this comes from the coding sequence TTGGATCAAGTTAGCAGTACCTTAATCAGTTTCTTATTGCCGGAAGGCATTCTTGAATATTTCAGATTAATCAAAGTAGATAAAGGACCATCGGGACTCCATATCTATCTGGAAGAAAACAATACCGTCCCTGAAGGCTATCTAAAGTCGGACTTAGAGCCTAAAGGCTTCTTTCCGGAAATCAGTGCCCAGGACTTTCCAATCCGGGGACAAAAAGTAGCTCTTTGTATAAGGAGGAGGCGTTGGACGGTCAAAAGCAGTGGTAAAATCATCAGCAGGGACTGGAATCTGGTAAAGGAAGGAACACGAATGACGACGGAATTCGGACTTTTTTTAAAAGGAATATTTGGATAA
- a CDS encoding FecR family protein has product MDKKEAKEILKKYNQGTCSPEEKEWVESWYLQIVGNSKQEGVSDLDMPSLQKDIWHQIVASRPIEKSKKKIYIRIAAAASLFIAIGLSFYFFQQNATDVSLDKNRIISQIQPGGNKAMLTLSNGTKINLADLEDGASVKEQGLRISKRSNGELIYEVVGENNSTKGNTIETPIGGQYQVVLPDGTKVWLNASSALEYPLNFSGNERRVVLRGEGYFEVKSDKTKPFRVVSGNQIIEVLGTKFNVNTYKDESSRKTTLLEGSVRVSANGINKLLKPGEQAKVIDDNIEVDKVDPDQVVAWYRGDFAFEGAELQTIMREISRWYNVDVVYQGDIANVKFGGSISRSKDIREVLHVLSLTQGVNFKLEGRRVTVML; this is encoded by the coding sequence ATGGATAAAAAAGAAGCTAAAGAAATCTTAAAGAAATATAATCAGGGAACCTGTTCGCCAGAAGAAAAAGAATGGGTAGAGTCCTGGTATCTGCAGATTGTGGGAAATTCGAAACAAGAGGGGGTGAGTGATTTGGATATGCCATCTTTACAAAAGGATATCTGGCATCAAATTGTTGCTTCGAGACCTATAGAAAAATCAAAAAAGAAAATCTATATAAGAATTGCTGCTGCCGCGTCTTTGTTTATAGCAATTGGACTTTCTTTTTACTTTTTCCAACAAAACGCTACAGATGTAAGTCTGGATAAGAACCGGATTATAAGTCAAATCCAACCTGGAGGAAACAAAGCTATGTTGACACTTTCTAACGGAACGAAAATAAATCTTGCTGATTTAGAAGATGGAGCTTCGGTAAAGGAACAGGGCCTCAGGATTTCCAAAAGATCTAATGGGGAATTGATTTATGAAGTTGTGGGAGAGAATAATTCGACAAAAGGCAATACTATTGAAACACCTATAGGAGGACAATATCAGGTTGTTTTGCCGGATGGTACAAAAGTTTGGTTAAATGCCAGTTCAGCATTGGAATACCCTTTAAATTTTAGTGGAAATGAAAGAAGGGTAGTTCTGAGGGGTGAAGGTTATTTTGAGGTGAAATCGGATAAAACTAAGCCCTTCCGTGTAGTTTCAGGAAACCAAATTATAGAGGTACTTGGTACCAAATTCAATGTCAATACTTATAAAGATGAATCCAGTAGGAAGACAACACTCCTGGAAGGGAGTGTTCGAGTTTCCGCCAACGGGATTAATAAGTTGTTGAAACCAGGAGAACAGGCAAAAGTTATTGATGATAATATAGAGGTTGATAAGGTTGATCCTGATCAGGTAGTTGCTTGGTATAGAGGAGATTTTGCCTTCGAAGGAGCAGAGTTACAAACGATCATGAGAGAAATAAGCAGATGGTATAATGTGGATGTTGTCTATCAGGGAGATATTGCAAACGTAAAGTTTGGTGGGTCAATCTCCAGATCTAAAGATATTAGGGAAGTGCTTCATGTGCTTTCCTTGACACAAGGTGTAAACTTTAAACTGGAAGGAAGGAGGGTAACCGTTATGCTGTAA
- the mgtE gene encoding magnesium transporter, with protein MKNFQELHPADIAEQITALKPAERSLAFFMLPGRKKAQTFSYLDFDIQENIIRSLGDKELSDVLNNLEPDDRTLLLENFPDSIIKRFINLLNEEEKGIALNLVGYPVDCIARLMTPNYVQARANWTVSKVFDHIKRFGKKAETLNFIYIVDEENILIDDLRIGQLLMAEPDTKLQDLMDRNFISIKSTTNMEAAFDIFEKYDRSALPIVSESGVLIGIVTFDDILDRIKDRDTEDIQKFGGLEELDLSYTKTSMIELVRKRAGWLIILFLSEMFTASAMAHFDAEIEKAVVLALFVPLIISSGGNSGSQAASLIIRAMALGELKLRNWWYVMKKEILSGLILGAILGLIGFLRIFIWQEAGIYDYGIHWFWVALSVSVSLVFIVLWGSLSGSLIPFILRKSGLDPATASAPFVATLVDVTGLIIYFSIAAFFLTGRLL; from the coding sequence ATGAAAAATTTTCAAGAATTGCACCCTGCCGATATAGCAGAACAAATTACTGCACTAAAGCCTGCGGAAAGAAGTCTTGCTTTTTTTATGCTGCCGGGGAGAAAGAAGGCCCAAACCTTTTCTTATCTTGATTTTGACATACAGGAGAATATCATCAGATCTTTGGGAGACAAAGAGTTATCAGACGTACTTAATAATCTGGAACCAGATGACAGAACTTTATTACTAGAAAATTTTCCCGATTCTATTATTAAAAGATTTATAAATCTGCTAAACGAAGAGGAAAAAGGAATTGCACTTAATTTAGTTGGCTATCCCGTAGACTGTATTGCCCGCTTAATGACTCCAAACTACGTTCAGGCCAGAGCAAATTGGACAGTCAGTAAAGTCTTCGATCATATTAAACGCTTTGGAAAAAAGGCTGAAACATTAAACTTCATCTATATTGTTGATGAAGAGAATATCCTTATTGACGATTTAAGAATTGGCCAGCTCCTCATGGCTGAACCGGACACCAAACTGCAGGACTTGATGGATAGAAACTTTATATCCATAAAAAGCACCACAAACATGGAGGCCGCATTTGACATCTTTGAGAAATATGATAGAAGTGCTTTGCCCATCGTTTCTGAAAGCGGTGTACTTATAGGGATTGTTACTTTTGATGACATTCTTGACAGGATTAAAGACAGAGATACCGAGGATATTCAGAAATTCGGGGGATTGGAAGAACTGGATCTTTCTTACACTAAAACCTCAATGATAGAATTGGTGAGAAAAAGAGCCGGATGGTTAATTATTCTATTCCTGAGTGAAATGTTCACCGCATCGGCGATGGCTCATTTTGATGCTGAAATTGAAAAAGCAGTGGTTCTTGCTCTTTTCGTTCCCTTAATTATCTCCAGTGGCGGTAATTCCGGCTCGCAAGCTGCTTCTTTGATTATTAGGGCAATGGCGCTGGGCGAATTAAAGCTAAGAAACTGGTGGTACGTAATGAAAAAAGAGATTCTTTCAGGACTTATATTAGGTGCAATTTTAGGTCTTATCGGTTTTCTAAGAATATTTATCTGGCAGGAAGCAGGTATATATGATTATGGTATCCACTGGTTTTGGGTAGCTTTAAGTGTTTCGGTTTCATTAGTGTTTATTGTGTTATGGGGTTCGCTTTCAGGTTCGCTTATCCCTTTCATTTTAAGAAAGTCAGGTTTGGATCCGGCAACGGCTTCTGCTCCTTTTGTAGCCACGCTTGTAGATGTTACCGGACTAATTATATATTTTTCAATAGCAGCGTTTTTCTTGACTGGTAGGTTGTTGTAA